The Streptomyces sp. NBC_00569 genomic sequence TGGACCTGTCTTCCCGGCGGCCACGGCAGCCGCTGTCGGGGTCTCAGTCCGGTGGCAGCACCCCGCACAGAGCGTCCAGCGCGGCGCCGTAGGCGGGGTCCGACGGCGTCGAGTAGCCCACCACCAGGCCGTCCGTGTGCGGCATCGTCGCCTCCGGGTGGCGGAACTCGGAGAGGCCGTCGAGGGCTACACCGCCCCACGCGGCGGCCTTGACCACGGACCGCTCGGTTCCCGGGGGCAGCCGCAGCACCGCGTGCAGCCCCGCCGCGATCCCGGTGACCGCCACTCCGGGCGCCCGCTCGGCGAGCGCCTCCACCAGGCGGTCGCGCCGCCCCCGATAGCGCTGCCGCATCCGCCGCACGTGCCGGTCGTAGGCCCCCGAGAGAAGGAAGTCCGCGAGCGCCAGCTGGTCCGGCACGCTCGCCCATGCCTCCCGCTCGCCCTTCGCCGCGACGACATCCCACACCAGCCCCTGCGGCAGCACCATCCAGCCGAGCCGCAGCGCCGGTGACAGGCTCTTGCTGACCGAGCCGACATAGACCACCCGTTCGGGGTCGAGGCCCTGTACCGCGCCGACGGGCCTGCGGTCGTAGCGGAACTCGCCGTCGTAGTCGTCCTCCACGATCAGCCCGCCACGCGCGCGTGCCCAGTCGACGGCCGCCGAACGCCGCTCGGCGTGCAGCGGGCCGCCCGTGGGGAACTGGTGCGCGGGTGTGAGCAGAGCGGCCCTCGCCCGGCTCGCTCCGGCCGCCAACTCCCCGACACGCGCGCCGTGTTCGTCGAGTCTCAGGGGCAACGTCCGTACTCCGGCGGCCGTCAGGATCTCGCGGTGGAAGCCGAGTCCGTACGACTCCACGGCGAGCGGTCCGCGCAGCACCCGGCCGTCGAACAGAAGCCGCAGGGCGTGCGCGAAGCCGGAGCAGATCACGATGCGGTCCGGCTGCGTCCGTACCCCGCGCGCGCGGGCCAGGTACTCCGTGAGCGCCTCTCGCAGCTCGACGCGGCCCTGCGGATCGCCCGGCCCGAACGCCTCGTTCGGCGCGGCCTGCAACGCACGCCGGTACGCGGCCGCCCACTCCGCGCGCGGGAAGGACGACGCGTCGGGTGTGCCCTGGCGGAGGTCGTGGCGTGGCCCGTGCGCGCGGGCCGGACCCCTCTTCGGGACGCGGGCGGACGTGGGCGGCCCCGCCCGCTCGGCGACCCGCGTCCCCGACCCCTGACGCGCGGTCAGCCAGCCTTCGGCGACGAGCTCCGCGTACGCGTCGGCGACCGTGTTGCGGGCGACGCCCAGGTCGGCGGCGAGCGAACGGTAGGGCGGCAGCCGGGTGCCCGGAGCGAGCCGTCCCGAGCGCACGGCATCACGCAGCGCCCCGATGAGAGCGGCCCTGCGGCTGCCCGCACCGGACAGGTCCAGATGCAGGTCGGCGCCGACGCGCTCAGCGGAATTGACCCATGAATCTGTCATGGAGATGCACCCTACAAGAGGTCTATCCAGCCCGTAGATTCATGGTCATGACGACGAACACGATCACCACGGCGAACACCCACTCCCACGCCCACCCGGCCGGCCGCATCGACTTCGCGAAGGCCGCGCCGAAGGTCTTCCGCTCCCTGATCGGCTTCGACGCCGCCGCCCGCGAGGGCCTCGACCCGTCCCTGGTGGAGCTGATCCAGATCCGCGCCTCGCACCTCAACCACTGCGCGTACTGCCTCCACATGCACACCAACGACGCGCGCAAGGCCGGCGAGAGCGAGGACCGGCTGCACATGGTGGCCGTGTGGCGCGAGGCCCGGCACTTCTTCAGTGCCCGGGAGCGCGCGGCACTCGCACTGACCGAGGCCGTCACGCTCGTCGCCGACGGCGGCGTGTCCGACGACGTCTACGCGGAGGCCGCGGCCCAGTTCGACGAGCAGGAGCTGGCGCACGTCCTGTCCCTGATCCTCACGATCAACACCTGGAACCGGATCGCCCTGTCGACCGGCAAGGTCGCGGGCACCGACGAGCGCAAATGATGCGACGGGCGCAGACCGGCGGCGGGCTCAGGCCATCATCGGACGGTCGTACGGCCCGATCGGCGCGGGCAGCCGCGTCGAGCCGGTCAGCCAGTGGTCGACCGCGGCCGCGGCCGAGCGGCCCTCGGCGATCGCCCACACGATGAGCGACTGGCCGCGGGCCGCGTCCCCGGCCGCGAACACGCCGGGCACCGAGGTCGTGAACCGCGCGTCGCGGGCGAGCGTTCCGCGGCCCTCCACGGCCAGACCGAGCTCGCCGACCGGGCCGCCGGCGCCGCGCTCGGGCCCCGAGAAGCCGAGCGCGAGCAGCACCAGATCGGCGGGCAGCTCCCGGGATGTGCCCTCCCGGGGCCGCCGCGCCTCGTCGACCTCGACGAGATGAAGCGCCCTCACCCGGCCCCACTCGTCCCCCTCGAAACGCAGCGTCGACGCCGCGAACAGGCGCGCGTCGGCGTCCGCCGCGGGCGCGGTCCGCAGCTCCCCGGCCTCCTCGTGGGCGGCGGACAGCCGGTAGATCTTCGGATACGTCGGCCAGGGCTCGGCCAGCTCGTCGCGCTCGGAGCCCGGCTGCCCGTAGATGTCCAGCTGCGTGACGGACGCGGCGCCCTCG encodes the following:
- the pdxR gene encoding MocR-like pyridoxine biosynthesis transcription factor PdxR; translated protein: MTDSWVNSAERVGADLHLDLSGAGSRRAALIGALRDAVRSGRLAPGTRLPPYRSLAADLGVARNTVADAYAELVAEGWLTARQGSGTRVAERAGPPTSARVPKRGPARAHGPRHDLRQGTPDASSFPRAEWAAAYRRALQAAPNEAFGPGDPQGRVELREALTEYLARARGVRTQPDRIVICSGFAHALRLLFDGRVLRGPLAVESYGLGFHREILTAAGVRTLPLRLDEHGARVGELAAGASRARAALLTPAHQFPTGGPLHAERRSAAVDWARARGGLIVEDDYDGEFRYDRRPVGAVQGLDPERVVYVGSVSKSLSPALRLGWMVLPQGLVWDVVAAKGEREAWASVPDQLALADFLLSGAYDRHVRRMRQRYRGRRDRLVEALAERAPGVAVTGIAAGLHAVLRLPPGTERSVVKAAAWGGVALDGLSEFRHPEATMPHTDGLVVGYSTPSDPAYGAALDALCGVLPPD
- a CDS encoding carboxymuconolactone decarboxylase family protein — its product is MTTNTITTANTHSHAHPAGRIDFAKAAPKVFRSLIGFDAAAREGLDPSLVELIQIRASHLNHCAYCLHMHTNDARKAGESEDRLHMVAVWREARHFFSARERAALALTEAVTLVADGGVSDDVYAEAAAQFDEQELAHVLSLILTINTWNRIALSTGKVAGTDERK